A DNA window from Streptomyces bacillaris contains the following coding sequences:
- the map gene encoding type I methionyl aminopeptidase yields the protein MSGQSLLVPGEITPVRSVPGNIRRPEYVGKPAPTPYTGPEIQDADTIERMRIAGRIAAQAMEEAAKHIAPGVTTDELDRVAHEFMIDHGAYPSTLGYRGFPKSLCSSLNEVICHGIPDSTVLRDGDIVNLDVTAYINGVHGDNNATYLCGDVDEESRLLVERTRESLNRAIKAVRPGRQINVIGRVIESYAKRFGYGVVRDFTGHGINSSFHSGLIIPHYDSPHATTVMQPGMTFTIEPMLTLGTHEYDMWEDGWTVVTKDRKRTAQFEHTLVVTETGAEILTLP from the coding sequence ATGTCTGGCCAGTCGCTTCTCGTACCAGGGGAGATCACTCCCGTCCGTTCCGTACCCGGAAACATCCGGCGCCCCGAGTACGTGGGGAAGCCGGCCCCGACGCCGTACACCGGCCCGGAGATCCAGGACGCCGACACCATCGAGCGGATGCGCATCGCCGGGCGCATCGCCGCCCAGGCGATGGAGGAGGCCGCCAAGCACATCGCGCCGGGGGTGACCACGGACGAGCTGGACCGGGTCGCCCACGAGTTCATGATCGACCACGGCGCGTACCCCTCCACCCTCGGCTACCGGGGCTTCCCGAAGTCGCTGTGCAGCTCGCTCAACGAGGTCATCTGCCACGGCATCCCCGACTCCACCGTGCTGCGCGACGGGGACATCGTGAACCTCGACGTCACCGCGTACATCAACGGGGTGCACGGCGACAACAACGCCACCTACCTCTGCGGCGACGTGGACGAGGAGTCCCGGCTGCTCGTCGAGCGCACCCGGGAGTCGCTGAACCGGGCCATCAAGGCGGTCAGGCCGGGGCGGCAGATCAACGTCATCGGCCGGGTCATCGAGTCGTACGCCAAGCGGTTCGGCTACGGCGTCGTGCGCGACTTCACCGGGCACGGGATCAACTCCTCGTTCCACTCCGGCCTGATCATCCCGCACTACGACAGCCCGCACGCCACCACCGTGATGCAGCCCGGCATGACGTTCACCATCGAGCCGATGCTGACGCTGGGCACCCACGAGTACGACATGTGGGAGGACGGCTGGACCGTGGTGACGAAGGACCGGAAGCGGACCGCGCAGTTCGAGCACACGCTCGTCGTCACGGAGACCGGGGCGGAGATCCTCACCCTGCCGTAG
- a CDS encoding MFS transporter produces the protein MTEEAPPAPPPGPPAAAPPPSRLRALLPDLAPWRSSRDFRLLWIQGLITYFGSFMALIALPLQIKHLTGSPLAVGAMGAVELVPLVVFGLYGGALADSVDRRRVILLTEAGLGVLAAILLVNALLPEPLLWPLYVVAGGVAALAGLQRPALDSLMARIVPHAQQTAAAALNSLRWQIGAIAGPALAGLVVAYAGHGTAYAVTVCTFAASVLLCLRLSPAPPARDAAKPSLRGIVEGARYAWSRPVLLGTYAIDLAAMFFAFPNTIFPFLADELDAEWSLGLMYAAGSVGSLALGLTSGWTSRVRRHGLFVVFGAAVWGLAIAAAGWFSSVWVVLVCLAVAGAGDMLSGLGRSTIWNQTIPEELRGRLAGIEVLSYSVGPQLGQVRAGAMAGWTGTRSAIWTGGVACVASVALLTAALPKLVRYDSETDEDAVRRREARVEG, from the coding sequence GTGACCGAAGAAGCACCCCCCGCCCCTCCCCCGGGCCCTCCCGCCGCCGCCCCTCCCCCGTCCCGGCTCCGCGCCCTGCTGCCGGATCTCGCGCCGTGGCGGTCGTCGCGCGACTTCCGGCTGCTGTGGATCCAGGGGCTGATCACGTACTTCGGCAGCTTCATGGCGCTCATCGCGCTGCCGCTCCAGATCAAGCACCTCACCGGCTCGCCGCTCGCGGTCGGGGCGATGGGGGCGGTGGAGCTGGTACCGCTGGTGGTCTTCGGGCTGTACGGCGGGGCGCTCGCGGACTCCGTGGACCGGCGCCGGGTCATCCTGCTCACCGAGGCCGGGCTCGGCGTGCTCGCCGCGATCCTGCTGGTGAACGCGTTGCTGCCGGAGCCGCTGCTGTGGCCGCTGTACGTGGTGGCGGGCGGGGTCGCCGCGCTGGCCGGGCTCCAGCGGCCCGCGCTGGACTCGCTGATGGCCCGGATCGTGCCGCACGCCCAGCAGACGGCGGCGGCCGCCCTGAACTCGCTGCGCTGGCAGATCGGGGCCATCGCGGGCCCGGCGCTGGCCGGTCTGGTGGTGGCGTACGCCGGTCACGGCACGGCGTACGCGGTGACGGTGTGCACGTTCGCCGCCTCCGTCCTGCTCTGTCTGCGGCTCTCCCCCGCACCGCCCGCCCGGGACGCGGCGAAGCCGTCGCTGCGCGGGATCGTGGAGGGGGCCCGGTACGCCTGGAGCCGGCCGGTGCTGCTGGGGACGTACGCGATCGACCTGGCGGCGATGTTCTTCGCCTTCCCGAACACGATCTTCCCGTTCCTGGCGGACGAGCTGGACGCGGAGTGGTCGCTGGGGCTGATGTACGCGGCGGGCTCGGTGGGCTCGCTGGCGCTGGGGCTGACCAGCGGCTGGACGTCCCGGGTGCGGCGGCACGGGCTGTTCGTGGTGTTCGGGGCGGCGGTGTGGGGGCTGGCGATCGCGGCGGCGGGCTGGTTCTCCAGCGTGTGGGTGGTGCTGGTCTGCCTGGCCGTGGCCGGGGCGGGCGACATGCTGAGCGGGCTGGGGCGCTCGACCATCTGGAACCAGACCATCCCGGAGGAGCTGCGCGGGCGGCTGGCGGGCATCGAGGTGCTCTCGTACAGCGTGGGCCCGCAGCTGGGGCAGGTGCGGGCCGGGGCGATGGCGGGGTGGACCGGGACCCGGTCGGCGATCTGGACGGGCGGGGTGGCGTGCGTGGCGTCGGTGGCGCTGCTGACGGCGGCGCTGCCGAAGCTGGTGCGGTACGACTCGGAGACGGACGAGGATGCCGTGCGGAGGCGGGAGGCCCGGGTGGAGGGGTGA
- the npdG gene encoding NADPH-dependent F420 reductase, translated as MTTQDSSGSAPKPPAKDPWDLPDVSGLSVGVLGGTGPQGRGLAYRLARAGQRVTLGSRDAGRAAEAAAELGHGIEGTDNAECARRSDIVIVAVPWDGHAKTLESLREELAGKLVIDCVNPLGFDKKGAYALKPEEGSAAEQAAALLPDSRVTAAFHHLSAVLLQDESIEEIDTDVLVLGEARADTDIVQALAGRIPGMRGIFAGRLRNAHQVESLVANLISVNRRYKAHAGLRTTDV; from the coding sequence ATGACTACACAGGACAGCAGCGGCAGCGCGCCCAAGCCCCCCGCCAAGGACCCCTGGGACCTCCCCGACGTCTCCGGCCTGAGCGTCGGCGTGCTCGGCGGGACCGGCCCCCAGGGCCGTGGCCTCGCCTACCGGCTCGCCCGCGCCGGACAGCGGGTCACCCTCGGCTCCCGGGACGCCGGACGCGCCGCCGAGGCGGCCGCCGAACTCGGCCACGGCATCGAGGGGACGGACAACGCCGAGTGCGCCCGGCGCAGCGACATCGTGATCGTCGCCGTGCCGTGGGACGGCCACGCCAAGACCCTGGAGTCCCTGCGCGAGGAGCTGGCGGGCAAGCTCGTCATCGACTGCGTCAACCCGCTCGGCTTCGACAAGAAGGGCGCCTACGCCCTCAAGCCGGAGGAGGGCAGCGCCGCCGAGCAGGCCGCCGCCCTGCTGCCGGACTCCCGGGTCACCGCCGCCTTCCACCACCTCTCGGCGGTCCTGCTGCAGGACGAGTCGATCGAGGAGATCGACACCGACGTCCTGGTCCTGGGCGAGGCGCGGGCCGACACGGACATCGTGCAGGCGCTGGCGGGCCGCATCCCCGGGATGCGCGGCATCTTCGCCGGGCGGCTGCGCAACGCCCACCAGGTCGAGTCCCTGGTCGCGAACCTGATCTCGGTCAACCGCCGCTACAAGGCCCACGCCGGACTCCGTACCACCGACGTCTGA
- a CDS encoding ABC transporter permease: MADARDDGYGAGSGSTVRATGDGGRGFLGEVRDAVSTRSALVMLGVLLLQLGFALSYMGAFHAPKPHKVPITLVAPPAVQQDLVARLDALPGDPLQVTPVANRAEARARLLDRRTDAALVVDPASRTDTLLVASAGGPSATTAATEILQEVARAEQRTIVVRDLRAPSAGDSRGLSSFYLVLSWTIGGYLAASALNMAAGSKKPTLRRTLVRLAAMLPYGFVSGIGGALIVGPVLDCLPGAFWELVGIGTLVVFASGAVGVALQSVAGTVGLGLTILIFTVLGNPSSGGVYPSSLLPPFWAAIGQALPPGAGTTVVRNTVYFDGNATAGALWILGAWAFGGVAVAILAAALRGKRQREARTAGPVAAAQQQ, encoded by the coding sequence GTGGCAGACGCGAGGGACGACGGATACGGGGCCGGGAGCGGATCGACCGTACGGGCGACGGGCGACGGAGGCCGGGGCTTCCTGGGGGAGGTGCGCGACGCCGTCTCCACCCGGTCCGCGCTCGTCATGCTCGGGGTGCTCCTGCTGCAACTGGGCTTCGCGCTCTCCTACATGGGCGCCTTCCACGCGCCCAAGCCGCACAAGGTCCCGATCACGCTGGTCGCCCCGCCCGCCGTCCAGCAGGACCTGGTGGCCCGGCTCGACGCACTCCCCGGTGACCCCCTCCAGGTCACCCCGGTCGCGAACCGCGCCGAGGCACGGGCGCGGCTGCTGGACCGGCGCACCGACGCCGCCCTCGTCGTGGACCCGGCGAGCCGCACCGACACCCTGCTCGTCGCCTCGGCGGGCGGCCCGTCGGCGACCACGGCGGCCACGGAGATCCTTCAGGAGGTCGCCCGCGCCGAGCAGCGCACGATCGTCGTCCGCGACCTCCGCGCCCCCTCGGCCGGTGACTCACGGGGCCTGTCGTCCTTCTACCTCGTCCTCAGCTGGACCATCGGCGGCTACCTCGCCGCCTCGGCCCTGAACATGGCGGCCGGCTCCAAGAAGCCCACCCTGCGCCGCACCCTGGTCCGGCTCGCCGCGATGCTCCCGTACGGCTTCGTCTCGGGCATCGGCGGCGCGCTCATCGTGGGCCCGGTGCTGGACTGCCTGCCGGGCGCCTTCTGGGAGCTGGTCGGGATCGGGACCCTGGTGGTGTTCGCCTCCGGTGCGGTGGGGGTCGCCCTCCAGTCGGTGGCGGGCACGGTCGGCCTCGGCCTGACCATCCTGATCTTCACGGTGCTGGGTAACCCCAGCTCCGGCGGGGTCTACCCGTCCTCGCTGCTGCCCCCGTTCTGGGCCGCGATCGGCCAGGCCCTGCCGCCGGGGGCCGGGACGACCGTGGTGCGCAACACCGTCTACTTCGACGGCAACGCCACCGCCGGCGCCCTGTGGATCCTCGGCGCCTGGGCGTTCGGCGGGGTGGCCGTGGCGATCCTCGCCGCCGCCCTGCGCGGGAAGCGGCAGCGCGAGGCCCGTACGGCGGGGCCGGTCGCGGCCGCGCAGCAGCAGTAG
- a CDS encoding site-2 protease family protein, which translates to MTTTAATRGDRRISPVFLGIAAVTAVAGWAVWTGFAGATGFAVFLFVTGAWIVSLCLHEYAHARSALHSGDLSVGAKGYLTLNPLKYTHALLSIVLPVLFVVMGGIGLPGGAVFIERARIHGRWKHSLISAAGPLTNVAFAIVCTAPFWLDALDGVPLAFQYALAFLAMLQVTAAILNSLPIPGLDGYGVIEPWLSYRIRRQVEPFAPFGLIAVFAILWIPGVNIAFFNGIDALLGVLGVDDVQRYCGYDLYRFWRAFFGEQNPGCAVG; encoded by the coding sequence ATGACCACCACCGCAGCCACCCGCGGCGACCGGAGGATCAGCCCGGTCTTCCTCGGGATCGCCGCCGTCACCGCAGTGGCGGGCTGGGCCGTGTGGACGGGGTTCGCCGGGGCCACCGGTTTCGCCGTCTTCCTCTTCGTCACCGGGGCCTGGATCGTCTCGCTCTGCCTGCACGAGTACGCCCACGCCCGCAGCGCCCTGCACAGCGGGGACCTCTCGGTGGGGGCGAAGGGCTATCTGACGCTCAACCCGCTGAAGTACACGCACGCGCTGCTCAGCATCGTGCTGCCGGTCCTCTTCGTGGTCATGGGCGGGATCGGGCTGCCCGGCGGGGCGGTCTTCATCGAGCGGGCCCGCATCCACGGCCGCTGGAAGCACAGCCTGATCTCGGCGGCGGGCCCGCTGACGAACGTGGCGTTCGCGATCGTCTGCACGGCCCCCTTCTGGCTGGACGCGCTCGACGGGGTGCCGCTCGCCTTCCAGTACGCGCTGGCGTTCCTGGCGATGCTCCAGGTGACGGCGGCGATCCTGAATTCCCTGCCGATCCCGGGGCTCGACGGCTACGGGGTGATCGAGCCCTGGCTGTCGTACAGGATCCGGCGCCAGGTGGAGCCGTTCGCGCCGTTCGGGCTCATCGCCGTGTTCGCGATCCTGTGGATCCCCGGGGTGAACATCGCCTTCTTCAACGGGATCGACGCGCTCCTGGGCGTGCTGGGCGTCGACGACGTACAGCGGTACTGCGGTTACGACCTCTACCGCTTCTGGCGGGCGTTCTTCGGCGAGCAGAACCCGGGCTGCGCGGTGGGGTGA
- a CDS encoding AfsR/SARP family transcriptional regulator → MRYCILGTTRALRDDGTAVPLGGARLRALLTVLALHPGRTVPVGVLVDEVWDGDPPADAPGALQALVGRLRRALGRSAVESVEGGYRLAAGADAVDLHRFERLAGEGSRALEQGDAGKALTLLDEALALWAGPPLADLPDRAAPATRQESRRLGARRARLEAMRLLGRADDALWELAALCAAYPLDEPLQALRIRALRDAGRTAEALAAYEEVRTVLSERLGTDPGPELRGLYGELLHQEPGPAPAAYGGPRREAPEPGPGAASDASAPSAASGSVRGQALGPAATVDTPPTPASDTPPAPASDTPVAATTPASPPTPIPTSAPPPPAPGNLRARLTSFVGRDPDMAALREDLTRTRLVTLLGPGGAGKTRLSQETAETVAGDWPDGVWLVELAPVDDPDAVPEAVLGALGARETVLRGAGAEELRALSEHSTGDPLVRLTEYCSRRRMLLLLDNCEHVVEAAAALTDHLLAHCPQLTVLATSREPLGVPGEFVRPVEPLPDPMALRLLAERGAAARPGFRTDADEATAAACAEICRRLDGLPLAIELAAARLRMLTPRQIADRLDDRFRLLTNGSRTLLPRQQTLRAVVDWSWELLDGAERAVLRRLAVFAGGCSLAAAEEVCALPAPADGVAVDSLDVAALLGSLVDKSLVVAAPGEDAEMRYRLLETVGEYAAERLAEAGERDAVERRHLVHYRELARTSGPAMRGTGQRAAIAVIRREYENLRSALRHAVASRDEHEALCLVLSLSWYWMLRDLRSDARQWAEAASSLGPDPFARPGVRAPSLPEPAVDRPPPMDDEQLAEARRGAALIRVASVDDAISAWSDTAGQERLRIIADAYRPGQPQTCRVPGTFWMYAIMFTGDMDRTREALDETVRASRAYGYEWELAAALQMRANFLAGHSGHAALARADAEESLEIFTRLDDDWGTAEALASRGEANERTGHFPEALDDYAAAVEYARKIGASSQVALLRARYAGPLAELGRLPEAEAVLREVCEGDSPTNPESAAIARMHLAFVLGAQGRAAEAREQVDMISANLTFGDVAVFDGFVYGMLAWLDNLEGGYASALGNALTALRCSRERLSMMIAPQMPSAHLTAIARALGGLAATGGAGSGAYADAARLLGFQASLLPSGYVPTMIERRSLAEAEEAARAGLGRAAYTRAYEEGGGLTFDEATALAEVHRQTPPV, encoded by the coding sequence GTGCGCTACTGCATCCTCGGCACCACCCGGGCACTCCGCGACGACGGTACGGCCGTCCCCCTCGGCGGGGCGCGGCTGCGCGCGCTGCTCACCGTCCTCGCACTGCACCCCGGCCGGACCGTCCCGGTGGGGGTCCTCGTGGACGAGGTGTGGGACGGCGACCCGCCGGCCGACGCGCCCGGCGCGCTCCAGGCCCTGGTCGGGCGGCTGAGGCGGGCCCTGGGCCGGAGCGCCGTCGAGTCGGTGGAGGGCGGCTACCGGCTGGCCGCCGGGGCGGACGCGGTGGACCTGCACCGGTTCGAGCGGCTGGCGGGGGAGGGGAGCCGGGCCCTGGAGCAGGGCGACGCGGGCAAGGCCCTCACCCTCCTGGACGAGGCGCTCGCCCTCTGGGCCGGTCCGCCCCTCGCCGACCTGCCCGACCGCGCGGCGCCCGCCACCCGGCAGGAGTCCCGCAGGCTCGGTGCCCGGCGGGCCCGCCTGGAGGCGATGCGGCTCCTCGGGCGGGCGGACGACGCTCTGTGGGAGCTGGCCGCCCTCTGCGCCGCCTACCCGCTCGACGAACCGCTCCAGGCCCTGCGCATCAGGGCCCTGCGGGACGCGGGACGCACGGCCGAGGCGCTGGCGGCGTACGAGGAGGTCCGCACCGTACTCTCCGAACGCCTGGGCACCGACCCGGGCCCCGAACTGCGCGGTCTGTACGGAGAGCTCCTCCACCAGGAACCCGGTCCCGCCCCGGCCGCGTACGGAGGCCCCCGCCGCGAGGCGCCCGAACCTGGGCCTGGGGCCGCGTCCGACGCATCTGCCCCATCCGCCGCGTCCGGAAGCGTTCGCGGCCAGGCGCTCGGGCCCGCCGCGACCGTCGACACGCCACCCACCCCCGCCTCCGACACGCCACCCGCCCCGGCCTCCGACACGCCCGTTGCCGCGACCACCCCCGCAAGCCCTCCGACTCCGATTCCTACCTCGGCCCCGCCCCCGCCCGCCCCCGGAAACCTCCGCGCCCGGCTCACCAGTTTCGTCGGGCGGGACCCGGACATGGCCGCCCTGCGCGAGGACCTCACCCGTACCCGGCTCGTCACCCTGCTGGGCCCCGGCGGGGCGGGCAAGACGCGGCTGTCCCAGGAGACGGCGGAGACCGTCGCGGGGGACTGGCCCGACGGGGTCTGGCTGGTGGAGCTGGCCCCCGTGGACGACCCGGACGCCGTGCCCGAGGCCGTACTCGGCGCGCTCGGCGCCCGCGAGACCGTGCTCCGCGGGGCGGGCGCCGAGGAGTTGCGGGCCCTGTCCGAACACAGCACCGGCGACCCTCTCGTACGGCTCACCGAGTACTGCTCCCGGCGCCGCATGCTCCTCCTGCTGGACAACTGCGAACACGTCGTCGAGGCGGCCGCCGCCCTCACCGACCACCTCCTCGCCCACTGCCCGCAGCTCACCGTCCTCGCGACCAGCCGCGAACCCCTCGGCGTACCGGGCGAGTTCGTGCGTCCCGTCGAACCGCTGCCCGACCCGATGGCGCTGCGCCTCCTCGCCGAGCGCGGGGCGGCCGCCCGGCCCGGCTTCCGGACCGACGCCGACGAGGCGACCGCTGCCGCCTGCGCCGAGATCTGCCGCCGGCTCGACGGGCTGCCGCTCGCCATCGAACTGGCCGCCGCCCGGCTGCGGATGCTCACCCCGCGCCAGATCGCGGACCGGCTGGACGACCGTTTCCGCCTCCTCACCAACGGCAGCCGGACCCTGCTGCCCCGCCAGCAGACCCTGCGCGCGGTCGTCGACTGGTCCTGGGAGCTGCTGGACGGGGCCGAACGGGCCGTCCTGCGCCGCCTCGCCGTCTTCGCGGGCGGCTGCTCCCTCGCCGCCGCCGAAGAGGTCTGCGCCCTGCCCGCCCCGGCCGACGGGGTCGCCGTCGACTCCCTCGACGTGGCCGCCCTGCTCGGCTCCCTGGTGGACAAGTCCCTGGTCGTCGCCGCGCCCGGCGAGGACGCGGAGATGCGCTACCGGCTGCTGGAGACCGTCGGGGAGTACGCGGCCGAGCGGCTGGCGGAGGCGGGGGAGCGGGACGCCGTCGAGCGGCGCCACCTCGTCCACTACCGGGAGCTGGCCCGCACGAGCGGTCCGGCGATGCGCGGGACGGGGCAGCGCGCGGCCATCGCCGTCATCCGCCGCGAGTACGAGAACCTGCGCTCCGCGCTCCGCCACGCCGTCGCCTCCCGGGACGAGCACGAGGCGCTCTGCCTGGTGCTCTCGCTCTCCTGGTACTGGATGCTGCGCGACCTGCGCTCGGACGCCCGCCAGTGGGCCGAGGCCGCCTCCTCGCTCGGCCCCGACCCGTTCGCCCGGCCCGGGGTCCGGGCCCCCTCGCTGCCGGAGCCGGCCGTCGACCGGCCGCCGCCGATGGACGACGAGCAGCTGGCGGAGGCGCGGCGCGGGGCCGCGCTGATCCGGGTGGCCAGCGTGGACGACGCGATCTCCGCGTGGTCGGACACCGCGGGCCAGGAGCGGCTGCGGATCATCGCCGACGCCTACCGGCCGGGGCAGCCGCAGACCTGCCGTGTGCCCGGGACGTTCTGGATGTACGCGATCATGTTCACCGGGGACATGGACCGGACGCGCGAGGCGCTCGACGAGACGGTCCGGGCCTCCCGCGCCTACGGCTACGAGTGGGAGCTGGCCGCCGCGCTCCAGATGCGCGCCAACTTCCTGGCCGGTCACTCCGGCCACGCGGCCCTGGCGCGCGCCGACGCCGAGGAAAGCCTGGAGATCTTCACCCGGCTCGACGACGACTGGGGCACGGCCGAGGCGCTGGCGTCCCGGGGCGAGGCCAACGAGCGGACCGGTCACTTCCCCGAGGCCCTGGACGACTACGCCGCCGCCGTGGAGTACGCGCGGAAGATCGGCGCCAGCTCCCAGGTGGCCCTGTTGCGCGCCCGGTACGCCGGGCCGCTCGCCGAGCTGGGCCGGCTGCCGGAGGCCGAGGCCGTGCTGCGGGAGGTGTGCGAAGGGGACAGTCCCACCAACCCCGAGTCCGCGGCGATCGCCCGGATGCATCTGGCCTTCGTCCTCGGCGCGCAGGGCCGGGCGGCGGAGGCCCGCGAACAGGTCGACATGATCAGCGCGAACCTCACCTTCGGCGATGTCGCCGTCTTCGACGGGTTCGTCTACGGGATGCTGGCCTGGCTGGACAACCTGGAGGGCGGGTACGCCTCCGCCCTGGGCAACGCGCTGACGGCGCTGAGGTGTTCGCGGGAACGGCTGTCGATGATGATCGCCCCGCAGATGCCCTCGGCCCATCTGACGGCGATCGCCCGCGCCCTGGGCGGGCTCGCCGCCACGGGCGGGGCCGGGTCCGGGGCGTACGCGGACGCCGCCCGGCTGCTGGGCTTCCAGGCGTCGCTGCTGCCGTCCGGCTACGTGCCGACCATGATCGAGCGCCGCTCCCTGGCCGAGGCCGAGGAGGCCGCCCGGGCCGGCCTCGGCCGGGCGGCGTACACGCGGGCGTACGAGGAGGGCGGCGGCCTCACGTTCGACGAGGCCACCGCCCTGGCGGAGGTGCACCGGCAGACGCCCCCGGTGTGA
- a CDS encoding ABC transporter permease, giving the protein MSTTTTLTPAPAGAAGPAPSKAAAPGEGRIGLRANLRHIGALARRNLLQIKKDPESMFDVLLMPVIFTLLFVYVFGGSVGSSLGGDRHDYVNYLIPGLMAMMGMNIAMAVGTGVNDDFRKGVMDRFRTMPIARSSVLIAKIVVELGRMMVAILILLAMGFALGMTLETSVLGLLAAVALSAVFGAAIMWIFILLGLSMKTAQAVQGMGMLVLMPLQFGSSIFAPTQTMPGWLQAFTDYNPLSNLADAVRGLMMGGPVASSVWGTLAWAAGITLVTAPLAVSKFRKKT; this is encoded by the coding sequence ATGAGCACCACCACGACCCTGACCCCCGCACCCGCCGGGGCAGCAGGCCCCGCACCCTCGAAGGCGGCCGCGCCCGGGGAGGGCCGGATCGGGCTGCGGGCCAACCTCCGGCACATCGGGGCCCTGGCCCGGCGCAACCTGCTCCAGATCAAGAAGGACCCGGAGTCGATGTTCGACGTCCTTCTGATGCCGGTCATCTTCACGCTGCTGTTCGTGTACGTCTTCGGCGGATCGGTCGGCTCCAGCCTCGGCGGCGACCGGCACGACTACGTCAACTACCTGATCCCGGGGCTGATGGCGATGATGGGCATGAACATCGCCATGGCCGTCGGCACCGGCGTCAACGACGACTTCCGCAAGGGCGTCATGGACCGGTTCCGGACGATGCCGATCGCCCGGTCCTCGGTGCTCATCGCCAAGATCGTGGTCGAGCTGGGCCGGATGATGGTCGCCATCCTCATCCTGCTCGCCATGGGCTTCGCCCTCGGTATGACGCTGGAGACGTCCGTGCTCGGCCTCCTCGCGGCGGTCGCGCTGTCGGCGGTGTTCGGTGCCGCCATCATGTGGATCTTCATCCTGCTCGGGCTGTCCATGAAGACGGCCCAGGCGGTCCAGGGGATGGGAATGCTGGTGCTGATGCCTCTCCAGTTCGGTTCCTCGATCTTCGCGCCGACGCAGACCATGCCGGGCTGGCTCCAGGCGTTCACCGACTACAACCCGCTGTCGAACCTCGCGGACGCGGTGCGCGGGCTGATGATGGGCGGCCCGGTCGCGAGCTCGGTCTGGGGGACGCTCGCCTGGGCCGCGGGCATCACCCTGGTGACGGCTCCGCTGGCCGTCTCCAAGTTCCGCAAGAAGACCTGA
- a CDS encoding ATP-binding cassette domain-containing protein, whose amino-acid sequence MVDMERIDTNPRNGTNAVEVRGLVKHYGETKALDGVDLDVREGTVLGVLGPNGAGKTTLVRCLSTLITPDAGRAVVAGFDVVRQPRELRRRIGLTGQYASVDEKLSGWENLYMIGRLLDLPRKQARARADELLERFSLTDAAKRACMEYSGGMRRRLDLAASMIGSPSVLYLDEPTTGLDPRTRNEVWDEVQRMVAEGATVLLTTQYMEEAEQLAKELTVIDKGKIIARGGVDELKAKVGGRTLHIRPSDPAELPAMAQAIREAGLDGVAGAQAVPDEGLLYVPILSDEQLTAVIGLLGVRGFSLAHVATALPSLDEVFLAITGDKASTFSDAAPQEVAA is encoded by the coding sequence ATGGTGGACATGGAACGCATCGACACGAACCCCAGGAACGGCACGAACGCCGTCGAGGTACGGGGGCTGGTCAAGCACTACGGCGAGACCAAGGCACTGGACGGCGTGGACCTCGACGTCCGCGAAGGCACCGTCCTCGGGGTGCTCGGCCCCAACGGAGCGGGCAAGACCACCCTCGTACGCTGCCTCTCCACGCTGATCACCCCCGACGCCGGACGCGCCGTCGTCGCGGGCTTCGACGTGGTGAGGCAGCCGCGCGAGCTGCGCCGCAGGATCGGCCTGACCGGGCAGTACGCCTCGGTCGACGAGAAGCTCTCCGGCTGGGAGAACCTCTACATGATCGGGCGGCTGCTCGATCTCCCCCGCAAGCAGGCGCGGGCCCGGGCGGACGAGCTGCTGGAACGGTTCTCCCTCACCGACGCCGCCAAGCGCGCCTGCATGGAGTACAGCGGTGGCATGCGCCGCCGGCTCGACCTGGCCGCCTCGATGATCGGCAGCCCGTCCGTGCTCTACCTGGACGAGCCGACGACCGGGCTCGACCCCCGGACCCGTAACGAGGTCTGGGACGAGGTGCAGCGGATGGTCGCCGAGGGCGCGACCGTCCTGCTGACCACCCAGTACATGGAGGAGGCCGAGCAGCTCGCCAAGGAACTGACGGTCATCGACAAGGGGAAGATCATCGCCCGGGGCGGGGTCGACGAGCTGAAGGCCAAGGTCGGCGGCCGGACCCTGCACATCCGGCCCTCGGACCCGGCGGAGCTGCCCGCGATGGCCCAGGCGATCCGGGAGGCCGGTCTCGACGGCGTCGCCGGGGCGCAGGCCGTACCGGACGAGGGGCTGCTCTACGTCCCCATCCTCAGCGACGAGCAACTGACCGCCGTCATCGGCCTGCTGGGCGTACGGGGATTCTCCCTGGCCCATGTCGCCACCGCCCTGCCCAGCCTGGACGAGGTGTTCCTCGCGATCACCGGCGACAAGGCCTCCACCTTCTCCGACGCCGCTCCCCAGGAGGTCGCCGCATGA